A section of the Pseudomonas prosekii genome encodes:
- the katG gene encoding catalase/peroxidase HPI, translating to MATESKCPFNHAAGGGTTNRDWWPNQLNLKILHQHSPLSDPLAEGFNYAEAFKSLDFQALKQDLTALMTDSQDWWPADFGHYGPLFIRMAWHSAGTYRTADGRGGAGSGQQRFAPLNSWPDNVSLDKARRLLWPIKQKYGQSISWADLIVLTGNVALESMGFKTFGYSGGRPDVWEPDEDVYWGSEHKWLAGDSRYAKDNAPMQEPGEGPLVAEPGENEDSRTEDGRDLENPLAAVQMGLIYVNPEGPEGNPDPVASARDIRETFGRMAMNDEETVALIAGGHAFGKTHGAGPADNVGAEPEAAGLEQQGFGWKNSFGTGKGPDTITSGLEVTWTTTPTQWSNNYLENLFGFDWELTKSPAGAHQWTPKNGAGAGIIPDAHDPSKRRNPTMLTSDLALRFDPIYEPIARRFLENPQQLSDAFARAWYKLIHRDMGPLSRYLGPEMPAEELLWQDPIPEVDHPLVDENDISALKSKIQNSGLSVAQLVSTAWAAASTFRGSDKRGGANGGRLRLAPQKFWQANQPEQLANVLAKLESIQNEFGNGGKKVSLADLIVLAGSVGVEQAAKNAGHDVTVPFTPGRMDASQEQTDVESFGFLEPIADGFRNYLKTRYRVSAEALLIDKAQLLTLTAPEMTALVGGLRVLNANVGQSKHGVFTERPEALTTDFFTNLLDMGVEWKPTSDAQEEFEGRDRKTGAAKWTATRVDLVFGSNAQLRALAEVYASSGAQEQFVKDFVAAWVKVMNLDRFDLK from the coding sequence ATGGCAACTGAATCGAAATGCCCGTTCAATCACGCGGCTGGCGGCGGCACCACGAACCGCGACTGGTGGCCGAACCAACTGAACCTGAAAATCCTCCATCAGCACTCGCCACTCTCCGATCCGTTGGCCGAGGGTTTCAACTACGCCGAAGCGTTCAAAAGCCTCGATTTCCAGGCGTTGAAGCAGGATCTGACCGCGCTGATGACCGATTCCCAGGATTGGTGGCCGGCCGATTTCGGTCACTATGGGCCACTGTTTATTCGAATGGCGTGGCACAGCGCCGGCACTTATCGCACCGCTGACGGGCGTGGCGGGGCAGGGTCGGGCCAGCAACGGTTTGCGCCGCTCAACAGTTGGCCGGACAACGTCAGCCTCGACAAGGCGCGCCGCTTGCTGTGGCCGATCAAGCAGAAATACGGCCAGAGCATTTCCTGGGCCGACCTGATTGTGCTGACCGGCAACGTCGCGCTGGAGTCGATGGGCTTCAAGACGTTCGGTTATTCCGGCGGGCGGCCGGATGTGTGGGAGCCGGACGAAGATGTTTACTGGGGTTCGGAGCACAAATGGCTGGCCGGCGACAGCCGCTACGCCAAGGACAACGCGCCGATGCAGGAACCCGGCGAAGGTCCGCTGGTGGCCGAACCGGGGGAAAACGAGGACAGCCGCACCGAGGACGGCCGCGACCTGGAAAACCCACTCGCCGCCGTGCAAATGGGCCTGATCTACGTGAATCCGGAAGGGCCGGAAGGCAATCCTGATCCGGTCGCGTCGGCCAGGGACATTCGCGAAACCTTCGGCCGCATGGCCATGAACGATGAAGAAACCGTGGCGCTGATTGCCGGTGGTCACGCCTTCGGTAAAACCCACGGTGCCGGGCCTGCCGACAATGTCGGCGCTGAACCGGAAGCGGCGGGGCTTGAGCAGCAAGGCTTTGGCTGGAAGAACAGCTTCGGCACCGGCAAAGGGCCTGACACTATCACCAGCGGTCTGGAAGTGACCTGGACCACCACGCCGACGCAGTGGAGCAACAACTATCTGGAAAATCTGTTCGGGTTCGACTGGGAGCTGACCAAAAGCCCGGCCGGTGCGCATCAGTGGACGCCGAAAAACGGTGCTGGCGCCGGGATCATTCCGGATGCTCACGACCCGTCGAAACGGCGCAATCCGACCATGCTCACTTCCGACCTGGCGCTGCGTTTCGACCCGATCTACGAACCGATTGCCCGGCGCTTCCTGGAAAATCCGCAGCAACTGTCCGACGCCTTCGCCCGCGCCTGGTACAAGCTGATCCACCGCGACATGGGCCCATTGTCTCGTTACCTCGGCCCGGAAATGCCCGCCGAAGAGCTGTTGTGGCAGGATCCGATTCCCGAAGTCGATCATCCGTTGGTTGATGAAAATGACATCAGCGCGCTGAAAAGCAAAATCCAGAATTCGGGCCTGAGCGTCGCGCAATTGGTCTCGACGGCGTGGGCGGCAGCGTCGACTTTCCGTGGTTCCGACAAGCGTGGCGGCGCCAATGGCGGACGCCTGCGCCTGGCGCCGCAGAAGTTCTGGCAAGCCAATCAGCCTGAGCAACTGGCGAATGTGCTGGCGAAGCTGGAAAGCATCCAAAACGAGTTCGGCAATGGCGGCAAGAAGGTCTCGCTGGCGGATTTGATCGTGCTGGCGGGCAGCGTCGGCGTCGAGCAGGCGGCGAAAAATGCCGGACATGACGTCACAGTGCCGTTCACGCCGGGGCGCATGGACGCCTCGCAGGAGCAAACGGATGTCGAGTCGTTCGGCTTTCTCGAACCGATTGCCGACGGCTTCCGCAATTACCTGAAAACCCGTTACCGGGTGTCGGCTGAAGCGTTGCTGATCGACAAGGCGCAACTGCTGACGCTGACCGCACCGGAAATGACCGCGCTGGTTGGCGGCTTGCGCGTATTGAACGCCAATGTCGGTCAGAGCAAACACGGCGTGTTTACCGAGCGGCCCGAAGCGTTGACCACGGACTTTTTCACCAACCTGTTGGACATGGGCGTGGAGTGGAAACCGACCTCGGACGCGCAAGAAGAGTTTGAGGGGCGCGACCGCAAAACCGGCGCGGCGAAATGGACGGCGACGCGGGTCGATCTGGTGTTTGGTTCGAACGCGCAGTTGCGCGCCTTGGCGGAGGTTTACGCCAGCAGCGGGGCGCAAGAGCAATTCGTCAAAGACTTCGTCGCAGCGTGGGTCAAAGTGATGAACCTCGACCGTTTCGACCTCAAGTAA
- a CDS encoding DUF72 domain-containing protein — protein sequence MSSLFIGCAGWSLPREHWPLFPEPGTHLQRYAAQLNAVEINSSFYRLHRPQTYLRWAESVPAGFRFSVKMPKVITHVQRLQQCEGLLDEFLSQCLQLGDKLGCLLIQLPPSLAYDPAVAEEFLRMLRRRYEGTVVLEPRHETWRAAHGLLVEQRIGRVAADPSPITGGEVPGGWSGVRYWRMHGSPRVYYSDYDLQRLQALAAKIQLSVEAGAETWCVFDNTASRFAPGNALVLRGLLAACGLD from the coding sequence TTGAGTTCGCTTTTTATCGGCTGTGCCGGCTGGAGTTTGCCCCGGGAACACTGGCCATTGTTTCCCGAGCCCGGCACGCACTTGCAGCGCTATGCGGCGCAACTGAACGCGGTCGAAATCAACAGCTCGTTTTATCGCCTGCACCGGCCTCAAACGTATTTGCGCTGGGCCGAATCAGTGCCCGCAGGATTTCGTTTCTCGGTAAAAATGCCGAAGGTGATTACCCATGTTCAACGTTTGCAACAGTGCGAAGGCTTGCTGGATGAGTTCCTGTCGCAGTGTTTGCAGTTGGGCGACAAGTTGGGTTGCCTGTTGATTCAATTGCCGCCGTCGCTGGCCTATGACCCGGCGGTGGCGGAGGAATTTCTGCGCATGCTGCGGCGCCGCTACGAGGGCACGGTGGTGCTTGAACCGCGCCATGAAACCTGGCGCGCGGCCCATGGTTTGCTGGTCGAACAGCGAATTGGCCGAGTGGCCGCCGACCCGTCGCCGATCACCGGTGGCGAGGTGCCGGGCGGCTGGTCCGGGGTGCGTTATTGGCGGATGCACGGCTCGCCGAGGGTTTATTACAGCGATTACGATTTGCAACGATTGCAGGCACTGGCGGCGAAAATTCAGTTGTCGGTGGAGGCGGGCGCTGAAACCTGGTGCGTTTTCGATAACACGGCGAGCAGGTTTGCGCCGGGGAATGCGTTGGTTTTGCGTGGGTTGCTTGCGGCGTGCGGGTTGGATTGA
- a CDS encoding DUF4952 domain-containing protein → MNRLIRVLLLLALCTLSSGASAAPGCEDFLSKISDKPAYVEFLQCTQATDRQGKPFVAQYRITGANALKAERYMNQHFGLPPLKFYCCVWDSMPYFYRDKKTDIGYGFVMASEETPINQRELWPDIKFFYIEVSVDTEEI, encoded by the coding sequence GTGAATAGATTAATTCGCGTACTGCTTTTACTCGCCCTGTGCACGCTGTCGAGCGGGGCAAGCGCGGCACCCGGCTGCGAGGATTTCCTGTCGAAGATCAGTGATAAACCTGCCTATGTGGAGTTTCTACAGTGCACACAAGCCACTGACCGACAGGGAAAACCCTTCGTTGCCCAATACCGCATAACGGGTGCTAACGCGCTCAAGGCCGAGCGATACATGAACCAGCATTTTGGCCTGCCTCCGCTCAAGTTTTACTGCTGCGTCTGGGATTCCATGCCCTATTTTTATCGCGATAAAAAAACAGATATCGGGTATGGCTTCGTCATGGCTTCTGAGGAAACGCCCATCAACCAACGCGAATTGTGGCCGGATATAAAGTTCTTCTACATCGAAGTATCGGTCGACACCGAAGAGATTTGA
- a CDS encoding nuclear transport factor 2 family protein, translated as MTKAKLLIGFLCLFSGYVAAAPATAENDVAQAVDHLTQAMLHKDIPALEKLTAPTLSYGHSSGKVQDKKAFIADIETGKSAFKTLEMQKQTITLSGDTALVRNHFSAQALNGTEVVPTEIENLQIWQKQHGKWLLVGRQAFRI; from the coding sequence ATGACCAAAGCCAAACTGCTGATCGGTTTTCTGTGCCTCTTCAGCGGCTACGTCGCCGCCGCCCCGGCGACCGCCGAGAACGATGTCGCACAAGCCGTCGATCATCTGACCCAAGCCATGCTGCACAAAGATATCCCCGCGCTGGAGAAACTCACCGCGCCGACCCTGAGCTACGGCCATTCGAGCGGCAAGGTTCAGGACAAAAAAGCCTTTATTGCCGATATCGAAACCGGCAAAAGCGCTTTCAAAACGCTGGAGATGCAGAAGCAGACCATCACCCTGTCGGGCGATACCGCGCTAGTGCGTAATCACTTTTCGGCGCAGGCGTTGAATGGCACCGAAGTGGTACCGACCGAAATCGAGAACTTGCAGATCTGGCAGAAACAGCACGGCAAGTGGCTGTTGGTGGGACGCCAGGCGTTTCGGATCTGA
- a CDS encoding polysaccharide lyase family 7 protein — MIELATWNLTIPVGTPAKVIDTPRLVDGYSDQYFRSGDKLFFWAPVTGSSTAKSEFPRSELRETLSDGTLRNWTYPEANHRLKAVLKVNQVPSIGRIVIGQIHIYQGEGPLLKVEYQYDAARKKGDVIANYRLKPGSEDVTIVIARDIALGKTFSYEVRFSSAGYLNVDSQGYSWGKQISSSWKNKKLYFKAGVYALDNTGYKNEGGQVTFSQLDVAHTQR, encoded by the coding sequence ATGATTGAACTGGCAACCTGGAACTTGACGATTCCTGTCGGCACACCGGCCAAAGTCATCGATACCCCGAGATTGGTGGATGGCTATTCCGACCAATATTTCCGATCTGGCGACAAACTGTTTTTCTGGGCGCCGGTCACCGGTTCCAGCACCGCGAAATCCGAATTCCCCCGCAGCGAACTGCGCGAAACCCTGAGTGACGGCACGCTGCGCAACTGGACCTATCCCGAAGCCAATCACCGCCTCAAAGCGGTCTTGAAAGTTAACCAAGTGCCCTCGATCGGCAGGATCGTGATTGGCCAAATCCATATCTATCAGGGCGAAGGCCCGCTGCTGAAAGTTGAATATCAATACGATGCGGCCAGAAAAAAGGGCGATGTGATTGCCAACTACCGGCTGAAACCGGGCAGCGAAGACGTGACCATCGTGATCGCCAGGGACATAGCCCTCGGCAAGACATTTTCTTATGAAGTGCGCTTCAGTTCGGCGGGTTACTTGAACGTCGATTCGCAAGGCTACAGCTGGGGCAAGCAAATCAGCTCGAGTTGGAAGAACAAAAAGCTGTACTTCAAGGCTGGCGTTTATGCGCTGGACAACACCGGCTACAAGAATGAGGGCGGGCAGGTGACGTTCAGTCAGCTGGATGTGGCGCATACGCAGCGTTAG
- the mqo gene encoding malate dehydrogenase (quinone): MLKKLNTALLGLALSMGITSAQAEEAKKVDVLLIGGGIMSATLGVWLNELQPDWSMEMVERLDGVAQESSNGWNNAGTGHSALAELNYTPEDENGKVQIPKAVEINEAFQISRQFWSWQVQQGVLKNPRSFINSTPHMSFVWGDDNIKFLKKRYEALQASPLFAGMQYSEDPAQIAKWVPLMMEGRDPSQKIAATWTPIGTDVNFGEITRQFVAHLQTTPKFDLKLSSEVQDITKNDDGTWRVSYKNLKDGTKTETDAKFVFIGAGGGALHLLQKSGIPEAKEYAGFPVGGSFLVTENPTIAEQHLAKAYGKASVGAPPMSVPHLDTRVLDGKRVILFGPFATFSTKFLKEGSYLDLLTSTTTHNIWPMTKVGIKEYPLVEYLAGQLMLSDEDRLNALKEYFPNAKAEDWRLWQAGQRVQIIKRDEAAGGVLKLGTEIVTSADGSIAGLLGASPGASTAAPIMLSVLQKVFKDQVASPAWQEKLHQIVPSYGTQLNGNPEKVAEEWAYTAKVLQLTTPPVIPQAAAPAATAAPTEAPAAAKANAASDMAL; encoded by the coding sequence ATGCTGAAGAAACTCAACACGGCCCTGCTGGGGCTGGCTTTGTCGATGGGGATCACGTCCGCTCAAGCGGAAGAGGCAAAGAAAGTCGATGTGCTGCTGATTGGCGGCGGCATCATGAGCGCGACCCTGGGTGTCTGGCTCAACGAGCTGCAACCGGACTGGTCGATGGAAATGGTCGAGCGCCTCGATGGCGTCGCCCAGGAAAGCTCCAATGGCTGGAATAATGCCGGTACCGGTCACTCCGCACTGGCCGAGCTGAACTACACGCCGGAAGACGAGAACGGCAAGGTGCAGATCCCGAAAGCCGTTGAAATCAACGAAGCTTTCCAGATCTCCCGCCAGTTCTGGTCGTGGCAGGTTCAGCAAGGCGTCCTGAAGAACCCGCGTTCGTTCATCAACTCCACTCCGCACATGAGCTTTGTGTGGGGCGATGACAACATCAAGTTCCTGAAAAAACGCTACGAAGCCCTGCAAGCGAGCCCGCTGTTCGCCGGCATGCAGTATTCCGAAGACCCGGCGCAGATCGCCAAGTGGGTTCCGCTGATGATGGAAGGGCGTGACCCGAGCCAGAAAATCGCGGCCACCTGGACGCCGATCGGCACGGACGTGAACTTCGGCGAAATCACCCGCCAGTTCGTTGCGCACCTGCAAACCACGCCCAAGTTCGACTTGAAGCTGTCCAGTGAAGTACAGGACATCACCAAGAACGACGACGGCACCTGGCGCGTCAGCTACAAGAACCTGAAAGACGGCACCAAAACCGAAACCGACGCCAAGTTCGTCTTCATCGGCGCGGGCGGCGGTGCATTGCACTTGCTGCAGAAGTCCGGCATTCCTGAAGCCAAGGAATACGCAGGCTTCCCGGTGGGCGGCTCGTTCCTCGTGACCGAGAACCCGACCATCGCCGAGCAACACTTGGCCAAGGCCTACGGTAAAGCTTCGGTGGGCGCACCGCCGATGTCGGTTCCGCACCTGGACACCCGTGTTCTGGACGGCAAGCGCGTCATTCTGTTTGGCCCATTCGCGACCTTCAGCACCAAGTTCCTCAAAGAAGGCTCGTACCTGGACCTGCTGACCAGCACCACCACCCACAACATCTGGCCGATGACCAAAGTCGGGATCAAGGAATACCCGCTGGTCGAGTACCTTGCTGGCCAACTCATGCTGTCTGACGAAGACCGCCTGAACGCCCTGAAAGAGTACTTCCCGAACGCCAAAGCTGAAGACTGGCGCCTGTGGCAAGCCGGCCAACGCGTGCAAATCATCAAGCGTGATGAAGCGGCCGGTGGCGTGCTGAAACTGGGCACCGAGATCGTGACCTCCGCTGACGGCTCCATCGCCGGTCTGCTGGGCGCATCGCCGGGCGCATCGACCGCTGCACCGATCATGCTGTCGGTCCTGCAAAAGGTCTTCAAGGACCAGGTTGCTTCGCCAGCCTGGCAGGAAAAACTGCATCAGATCGTGCCAAGCTACGGCACTCAGTTGAACGGCAATCCTGAGAAAGTCGCAGAAGAGTGGGCTTACACCGCCAAGGTGTTGCAGCTGACTACTCCGCCGGTAATCCCTCAGGCAGCAGCCCCGGCTGCTACTGCTGCACCGACTGAAGCACCAGCGGCCGCTAAAGCCAATGCTGCCAGTGACATGGCTCTGTAA
- a CDS encoding DUF2388 domain-containing protein — MRRMLFVSSLVLCLPFGSAFARVDAGDVATSAGVSASLYSTFKDHKMVIPARDDVSAFVASDGAIRGVYMESVLKQIRQDNPGLNATDEDLANAILVQYEGLAAH, encoded by the coding sequence ATGCGCCGCATGCTCTTCGTATCCAGTCTTGTCTTGTGCCTGCCGTTCGGTTCGGCTTTCGCCCGTGTGGACGCCGGCGATGTCGCGACCTCCGCCGGGGTATCCGCTTCGCTGTATTCCACCTTCAAAGATCACAAAATGGTGATTCCGGCCCGTGATGACGTGTCGGCGTTCGTCGCCAGTGATGGTGCGATTCGTGGGGTTTACATGGAGTCGGTGTTGAAACAGATTCGCCAGGATAACCCTGGTTTGAATGCCACCGATGAAGACCTGGCAAATGCGATTCTTGTGCAGTACGAAGGGTTGGCCGCTCATTAA
- a CDS encoding low affinity iron permease family protein: MTFAKFCQSLSNWAGSSKTFILAIVLIVVWASTGPFFHYNDTWQLIINTSTTIITFLMVFLIQNTQNRDNDILHLKIDELLRASQEAQNALLCLDKMGTKELRALREQYSTIGESEEMHFPSPAEKADAAPTV, translated from the coding sequence ATGACTTTTGCAAAATTCTGCCAATCTTTATCCAATTGGGCCGGCAGTTCGAAAACCTTCATTCTCGCCATCGTGCTGATCGTCGTCTGGGCGAGCACCGGGCCGTTCTTTCATTACAACGACACTTGGCAACTGATCATCAACACCTCGACCACGATCATCACGTTCCTGATGGTCTTCCTGATCCAGAACACCCAGAACCGCGACAACGACATTTTGCATTTGAAGATCGACGAATTGCTGCGTGCCAGTCAGGAAGCGCAAAACGCCTTGCTGTGCCTCGACAAAATGGGCACCAAGGAACTGCGTGCGTTGCGTGAGCAATACAGCACTATCGGCGAGAGCGAGGAAATGCACTTTCCGTCGCCGGCCGAAAAAGCGGATGCGGCACCTACCGTCTAA
- a CDS encoding alpha/beta hydrolase: MSSGKISRMPRILVYVLVAIAALYLLMCLALFVFQRSLIYFPQPSAPGAAENVLKLAVADADLQVSVRLREGPKALIYFGGNAEDVSQNLPSFAAAFPEHALYLLHYRGFGGSSGSPSEEAIARDALDLFDRVYAEHPQVAVVGRSLGTGVAIRLTSQRPAARLILITPYNSLLELGVRQYPIFPIKWLLKDTFDSGQYAAHIRVPTLLIAAEDDEVIPRASTQRLLGHFESGVASLRVINGVGHNSISESPEYLRLINGAL; the protein is encoded by the coding sequence ATGTCTTCTGGAAAAATCAGCCGCATGCCACGCATTCTGGTGTACGTCCTTGTCGCGATTGCAGCGCTGTATTTGCTGATGTGCCTGGCGTTGTTCGTGTTTCAGCGCTCGCTGATTTATTTCCCGCAACCGAGTGCGCCAGGTGCCGCCGAAAACGTGCTGAAGCTGGCCGTCGCCGATGCGGATTTGCAGGTATCTGTGCGGCTGCGCGAAGGTCCGAAGGCGCTGATTTATTTCGGTGGGAATGCCGAGGACGTCTCGCAGAATCTGCCTTCGTTCGCCGCAGCTTTCCCGGAGCACGCCCTGTATTTGTTGCACTACCGTGGTTTTGGCGGCAGCTCTGGCTCCCCTTCCGAAGAGGCGATTGCGCGCGATGCGCTGGATCTGTTTGACCGGGTGTATGCCGAACATCCGCAGGTCGCCGTAGTCGGTCGCAGCCTCGGCACCGGCGTCGCCATCCGCCTCACCAGTCAACGCCCGGCGGCGCGGCTGATTTTGATCACGCCGTACAACAGCCTGCTGGAACTCGGCGTCCGGCAATATCCGATCTTCCCGATCAAGTGGTTGTTGAAGGACACCTTTGATTCCGGCCAATACGCCGCGCACATCCGCGTGCCGACATTGCTGATCGCAGCGGAGGATGACGAGGTGATTCCGCGTGCGAGCACGCAGCGACTGCTTGGGCATTTTGAGTCGGGCGTGGCGTCGCTGCGAGTGATCAACGGCGTGGGGCACAACTCCATTTCCGAAAGTCCCGAGTATCTGCGATTGATCAATGGCGCTTTGTAA
- a CDS encoding DNA methylase gives MSKTISAGDLRIELKQSDESALFKWFIASFLMGKRIQADIAAEAYRVIVEKHSRDTARKLAGCSHRELVVMLGEAHYVRYDETTAERLRHLGKKLVDEYAGKIGNIQSASEDRKAFEKRLGEFEGVGPKTIEIFMRDAAAVLY, from the coding sequence ATGAGTAAAACAATCAGCGCTGGTGATCTGCGCATTGAATTAAAGCAGAGCGATGAAAGTGCCTTGTTCAAATGGTTTATTGCCAGTTTCCTGATGGGCAAACGCATCCAGGCGGACATTGCTGCCGAAGCGTATCGCGTGATCGTCGAAAAACATTCGCGCGATACCGCCCGCAAGTTGGCCGGTTGCAGCCATCGAGAACTGGTGGTCATGCTCGGCGAAGCACATTACGTGCGTTACGACGAAACCACAGCCGAGCGCTTGCGCCATCTAGGCAAAAAACTCGTCGATGAATACGCGGGCAAGATTGGCAACATCCAAAGTGCCAGCGAAGATCGCAAAGCTTTCGAAAAACGTCTCGGCGAGTTTGAAGGCGTCGGGCCGAAAACCATCGAAATTTTCATGCGCGATGCGGCGGCGGTGCTCTATTGA
- a CDS encoding NAD(P)-dependent alcohol dehydrogenase — translation MAKTYSYAAQNPKDSLKPFTFERRAPGADDVQIDILYCGVCHSDLHTARNEWQNTLYPSVPGHEIVGRVTAVGANVSKFKVGDLAGVGCMVDSCQHCASCAEGDEQYCESGFTGTYNGPVFGGENTFGGYSDNIVVKEKFVLRISHDDTNLAAVAPLLCAGITTYSPLHHWKVGPGQKVGVLGLGGLGHMAVKIAHAMGAHVVLFTTSPNKREDGLRLGADEVVVSKNPDEMAKFANTLDFILNTVAAPHDLDAFLNLLKRDGTMTLVGAPDSPHPSPSVFNLIFKRRSLAGSLIGGIQETQDMLDFCAKHGIVSDIEMIDIQNINEAYERMLKGDVKYRFVIDMNSLKKEANAA, via the coding sequence ATGGCCAAGACTTATAGCTACGCCGCGCAGAATCCCAAGGACTCGCTCAAGCCGTTTACTTTCGAACGCCGCGCGCCGGGCGCCGATGATGTGCAGATCGACATCCTGTACTGCGGCGTCTGCCACTCCGACTTGCACACCGCGCGCAACGAGTGGCAAAACACCTTGTATCCATCGGTGCCGGGCCACGAAATTGTCGGTCGGGTGACCGCCGTTGGCGCCAATGTCAGCAAATTCAAGGTCGGCGATCTGGCCGGCGTCGGGTGCATGGTCGACAGTTGCCAGCACTGCGCATCCTGCGCCGAGGGCGATGAGCAGTATTGCGAAAGCGGTTTCACCGGCACCTACAACGGTCCAGTGTTCGGCGGCGAGAACACCTTCGGCGGCTACTCGGACAACATCGTGGTCAAGGAGAAATTCGTCCTGCGCATCTCCCACGACGACACCAATCTGGCCGCTGTCGCGCCGCTGCTGTGCGCCGGCATCACCACCTATTCGCCGCTGCACCACTGGAAAGTCGGGCCTGGGCAGAAGGTCGGCGTGCTCGGCCTCGGTGGCCTCGGGCACATGGCGGTGAAGATCGCCCATGCGATGGGCGCGCACGTGGTGCTGTTCACCACCTCGCCGAACAAGCGTGAAGACGGTCTGCGCCTGGGCGCCGATGAAGTGGTGGTGTCGAAGAACCCGGATGAAATGGCCAAGTTTGCCAACACTCTGGATTTCATCCTCAACACCGTCGCCGCACCGCATGACCTCGACGCGTTCCTAAATCTGCTCAAGCGCGATGGCACCATGACGCTGGTCGGCGCGCCGGACAGTCCGCACCCGTCGCCGTCGGTGTTCAACCTGATCTTCAAACGCCGCAGCCTCGCCGGTTCGTTGATCGGCGGGATTCAGGAAACTCAGGACATGCTGGATTTCTGCGCTAAACACGGCATCGTTTCGGACATCGAAATGATCGACATCCAGAACATCAACGAAGCGTATGAGCGGATGCTCAAGGGCGATGTGAAATACCGTTTTGTCATCGACATGAACAGCCTGAAGAAAGAAGCCAACGCAGCCTGA
- a CDS encoding AbrB family transcriptional regulator, translated as MKTLLCLLIAIAVGATLQYEGLPHGLLLGSILSTALIASNLRFSPTLPLSLGYVQIVLGIATGLMFKSWDSQTATALLPSLGFLFVCLMAQISFAGLWLFKVSGWNAKDSLIAVYPGALAAVFDLLESERASSKVIVVHLVRLLSITVLVSFLIPDPVHLAFSESTALGLNTGLIALSLIVVCIVLGRVLLRIGVPAPFMLTAIIVTGVYIKFGYLQDFQMPQWSVDFATLILGVLIGAKFKDISLAELLRHGRAGVMSVGLMLLTAAAFAGIAARVLGSDPLTLWLAYMPGAIETITIVAFGGGLNVVFILTHHLVRMMALHFAPAVLVQARRWRQSEL; from the coding sequence ATGAAGACATTATTGTGTTTGCTGATCGCCATCGCGGTCGGCGCCACGTTGCAGTACGAGGGCCTGCCGCACGGGCTGCTGCTCGGCTCCATCCTCAGCACCGCGCTGATCGCCAGCAACTTGCGCTTCTCGCCGACCCTGCCCTTGAGCCTCGGCTACGTACAAATCGTGCTGGGGATCGCCACGGGGCTGATGTTCAAATCGTGGGACAGCCAGACCGCCACCGCGCTATTGCCCAGCCTGGGTTTTCTGTTTGTATGCCTGATGGCGCAAATCAGCTTCGCCGGTTTGTGGCTGTTCAAGGTCTCGGGCTGGAACGCCAAGGACTCGCTGATCGCGGTCTACCCCGGCGCCCTCGCGGCAGTGTTCGATCTGCTGGAATCGGAGCGCGCGTCGAGCAAAGTCATCGTTGTGCACTTGGTGCGGCTGTTGTCGATTACCGTGCTGGTGAGTTTTCTGATCCCCGACCCGGTGCACCTGGCCTTCAGCGAAAGCACTGCGCTGGGCCTGAATACCGGGCTGATCGCGCTGTCACTGATCGTCGTGTGCATCGTGCTCGGGCGCGTGTTGTTGCGCATCGGCGTGCCGGCGCCTTTCATGCTCACTGCGATCATTGTCACCGGCGTCTATATCAAGTTTGGCTACCTGCAAGATTTCCAGATGCCGCAATGGAGCGTGGATTTCGCCACGCTGATTCTCGGCGTGCTGATCGGTGCGAAATTCAAGGATATTTCCCTGGCGGAGCTGCTGCGCCATGGTCGCGCCGGGGTGATGTCGGTCGGTTTGATGTTGCTGACGGCTGCCGCGTTTGCCGGCATCGCCGCGCGCGTGTTGGGCAGTGACCCGCTGACGTTGTGGCTGGCGTACATGCCCGGCGCCATCGAAACCATCACCATCGTCGCGTTCGGTGGCGGGCTGAATGTGGTGTTTATCCTGACCCACCATCTGGTGCGCATGATGGCGCTGCATTTTGCCCCGGCGGTGCTGGTGCAGGCGCGCCGCTGGCGGCAAAGCGAACTGTAA